GGCTGACGGCGCGAATGAGGGCAAACGCCCCCTTGAGGTTGGTGTCCAGCTGCTTGTCCCAGTCCTCGTCCTTCACGCGCATGACGAGGCCGTCGACCGCCACGCCGGCGTTGTTGACGAGCACGTCCAGCCGGCCGTGCGCCTTGAGGATGCCCTCCACGGCGCTGGCGCACGCGGCGGTGTCGGCCACGTCGAACCGGAGGGCCTCGCCCTTGGCACCCGCGGCATGGATGAGGCCCAGCGTCTCCTGGGCGGCGGCCTCATTGCCCGCGTAGTTGATGACGACCGTGGCGGCGCCCGCCTGGGCGAACGCCACCGCGCACGCCCGGCCAATGCCCCGTGAACCCCCGGTAACCAGCACCACCTTGTCCTTGAACCCGCTCATACGGCTCCCAGCGCCGCGAGCGTCTTCTCCAGGCTCGCGGAGTCCTCGATGTTGAACGTCTCGATATCCTTGTGGATGCGCTTGACGAGCCCGGCGAGCACCTTGCCTGGCCCGAGCTCCACCACGCGCGTGACGCCCTGGGCGTGCAGCGCCTCCACGCATTCGATCCAGCGCACCGGGGCGCTCACCTGCTCCAGCAGGAGCGGCACCACGCGGGAGGCGTCGCTGTTCGGCTGGGCCTCCACGTTGGTCACCACGGGAATCCGGGGCGCGGACACCTTCACCCTTCCCAGCACCTCCGCGAGGAGCGGCTTCACCGGGTCCATCAGCGCGCAGTGGAAGGGCGCGGAAACAGGCAGGGGCAGCACGCGCTTGGCGCCCGCCTCCTTGAGCTTCGCCTCGGCGCGCGCCACCGCGGAGGCATGGCCGGCGATGACCGTCTGCTCCGGGGAGTTGTAGTTGGCCGGCGCCAGCACCTCGCCCTCGGCGGCCGCGTCACAGACGGCCTTCACCTTGTCCGGCTCCAGGCCGAGCACCGCCGCCATGGCCCCCGTCCCCACCGGGACGGCCTCCTGCATGAAGGTTCCGCGCGCGCGCACCGAGCGGGCCGCATCGCCCAGCGACAGGGCCCCCGCGGCCACCAGCGCGGAGTACTCGCCCAGCGAGTGTCCGGCGACGAAGGCCGGGGTGGGCCCGCGCTGGGCGAACACCGCGTGCACCGCCAGGGACACCGTGAGGATGGCCGGCTGGGTGTTGGCCGTGAGCTTGAGCTCGGCGTCAGGCCCTCCGAAGCAACGGGCCGAGAGCTTGTCGCCCAAGACCTCGTCCACCGCCTCGAAGACGGCCCGGGCCTCGGGGAACTTCTCGTAAAGGTCCTTCCCCATGCCAACCTTCTGACTGCCCTGCCCGGGGAAGACGAACGCGACCTTCGACATGTGTGGCTACTCCCTCCGTATTACCAGCGCACCACCGAGCAACCCCACGTCATCCCGGCCCCAATGGCCATCATGGCGATGACGTCACCCCGCTTGAAGCGGCCGGCCCGGTGGGCCTCGTCCAGCGCCAGCGGGACCGAAGCCGCCGACGTGTTGCCGTATTTGTCGAGGTTGAGCCAGCATTTCTCCAGCGGGATCTCCAACCGGTGCATCACCGCCTCGAGGATGCGGATGTTGGCCTGGTGGGCGATGACGTGGTCCACCTGCGCGGGGACGAGCCCGTTGGCGCGCAGGCCCTCCAGCGTCACCTCGGTCAGCGTGCGCACCGCGCACTTGAAGACCTCGCGCCCGTTCATGGTCACCGTCTGCCGGTGGGCGCGGACGCCTTCCTCCGTCATCGGCTCCCGCGAGCCGCCCCCGGGGATGGCGAGGATCTCCGACAGCGTGCCGTCCGTCTTCAGGTGGGTGGAGAGGATGCCGCGCCCCTCCTCCTCCGCCGGGGCCAGCACCATCGCGCCCGCCCCATCCCCGAAGAGGATGCAGGTGTTGCGGTCCTCCCAGTTGAGGATGCGGGTGAAGAGGTCCGCGCCGATGACGAGCGCCCGGCGGACCTTGCCGTTGCGCAGGAACTGATCCGCCACGGACATGGCATAGAGCGCCCCGGCACAGGCCGCCCCCACATCGAAGGCAAAGGCGTTGACGGCCCCCAGCTTCGCCTGCACCAGCGCGGCACAGGAGGGCATGGGCATGTCCGCGGTCACGGTGCCCACGACGATGAGGTCGATCTCCTCGGGGCGCGTCCCCGCCATGGCCAGGGCTTGACGCGCGGCGGCAAGCGCCATGTCGCTGGTCGCCTCCCCCGGCGCGGCCCGCCGCCGTTGCTTGATGCCTGTGCGTTCCACAATCCAGGCATCGGAGGTGTCGACAATCTTCTCTAGCTCCTGATTGGTGATGACCTGGGTCGGAGCGTATGAACCGGTTCCAATGATCTGCGCGAGCGCCACGGGAGACTCCCAAAGTGTCGTCGGACCCCAACGCACCGCAGGCAGTGTTTAATCGGAAATCTTGTTTTCTGTCGCCCTTTTTCCTCTCTGCTGGGCAAGCATCCAGGCGCGCACTCCGCCGATGCATCGCGTCAGCCCGCCCTGCCCGCCCCACCCAGCACGGCGAGGCTTATTCGCCCCACCCCGAGAGGAAAATCCCTCTTCACGGCGCACGTCTCCCACAGGCCCCTTGCCAGAGCCCCTGGAAGACGCCTTCAACCCTGACATAGGACGCACGGCCTCCGATGCGGATGAACCCAGGGCTCATCCGAAACAGAGGGCGGCGATGACCGGCAGGAGCCCGGCGGCTACTGCGTGGCGATGACCTCGCGGTCGCCGTAGTTGCCGCACGCGGCACAGGCGCGGTGGGGCAACACGGGCTCCTTGCACTTGGAGCACTTGATGACCTGCACAGCCGTCCGCAGGTTGCTGTTGGCCGCGCGGCGGCGGTCCCGGCGCATCTTCGACGTCCGCTTCTTGGGAACTCCCACGACTCACCTCGTCATCATCGGCTCCGTCCGCCCTCGCGGGGTGCGAGGGACATAGGAGCCGTCAGTTCAGCTTGATATTCATCAACGGTGCCAGCCGGGGGTCTACAACTTTTGGCTGACAGCCGCACGGCTTCTCGTTGAGGTTCTGGCCGCACTGCGCACAGAGCCCCTTGCAGTCTTCACGGCAGACCGCACTCATCGGCAGGGCGAGCAATACCTGCTCCCGGACGATCGGATCCAGATCGATCGTCTTGCCGTCGAACAGTTCCTCGTCCGTGTCCTCCAACTCGAAGGTCCCGGCACGCTCACCTTGGCCGCGGTCGTCCTCGGTCTCGCCCTTGCCGACCCCCTCACCCTTGGCGAGGGACTCGGGCACCAGGTTGAGGGTGAAGGACACCGGCACGTCCAGCGCCACGTCCGCCAGGCACCGCTTGCACGGTGCCGCCAGGTGGGCGGTGAAGTTCGCCTGCAGCAGCACCCCTCCGCTCACCTTCCGGAAGGAAGCGTGCAGCGTCGAAGGCTGGGCTGCCCGGAAGCCGGTGTTCTGACCGGCCTCGCCCAATGCCTCCTGAAGGAGCTGGAGACCGAGGGGCTCGTCCAGCTTCAGCCCCGTCTCTAGAATTTGTTCAATCTTTACGACCATCTACAAGGCTTCCAGGCAAAAGGGCGCGCAACATAGAGGGGGGTTTCCCAAAAGTCAACGCGCCGTCGTTGTCACTGCCTCCTCATATAACGGCCGGGCTCGCCCTGCGTGCGAGGGGGATCCTGCCCCAGTGGAGACCCCTTCTGGCAGGCAGGCCCCTGGCCTCCCTCCGCTCCCCCGGCACGCCATGCCGTCCAGATGGACGGCTCCCGAGGCCCGGGGCCTCAGCGGCTTTCACATCGCTGTCACAATGGGATCTGCTAGTGCTCCCGCGCCAGGGGCCCTGTCCCCTCCTCTTTCCAGGATGCGGAGAACACCATGGCGCGAATCCTGATCATCGAAGACGAGCAGGACCTCGCCGGACTCATCGAATACAACCTCCGGGCCGCAGGCTTCGACCCGGAGACGGCGAACACCGGCGCCGGAGGGCTCGCCAAGAGCCGCGCCCGGCTGCCGGACCTCGTGCTCCTGGACCTGATGCTCCCGGACATCTCGGGCCATGAGGTGCTCCGGATGCTGAAGAACGACCCCGGGCTGCGGGCCGTCCCCGTGGTCATCGTCAGCGCCAAGGGGCAGGAGGCCGACCGCATCCAGGGGCTGGAGATGGGGGCGGACGACTACGTGGTGAAGCCCTTCTCCGTCCGGGAGCTGATGCTCCGGGTCAAGGCGGTGCTGCGCCGGGCGGACACGGAGGAGGGGCCCGCCACCCAGCTCACCGCGGGGGACATCCAGCTGGACACCTCGCGGCACCAGGTGCGCGTCCAGGGCGAGGAGGTGGTCCTCACCGCCCTGGAGTTCCGCCTGCTGCACACCCTGCTGGAGCGCGGCGGCCGGGTGCAGACGCGCGAAGTCCTCCTCTCGGACGTCTGGGGCATCCAGGCGGAGATTCACACCCGCACCGTGGACACGCACATCAAGCGCCTGCGCGAGAAGCTGGGCCCTGCGGGCGACATCATCGAGACGGTCCGGGGCGTGGGCTACAAGCTCAATCCCCCGTGAGGAGCCCGCCATGACCCTGCGCGCCGTGCTCCTCTCCCTCCTGCTCCCCGCGGCCGTGGTCATGCTGCTGCTCGTGGTTCTGGGCCAGCCGGGCACCGCCGTGGGCGCGGCCCTCGTCACCCTGGCCGGGTCCATCGCGGCCCATGTGGCCAACCGGGACCAGGTCCAGCGGCAGATTCAAGCCCTCGCGAGCAAGACGCTGGAGCGCGCCGAGGGAAGCCCCCACGGCCCCCTTCCGGACCCAGAACGGCTGGACGAGATGGCCAGCCTGGAGGGCGCGATCGACTCGCTCCACTCCCGGCTCACCACCCAGAATGTCCAGCGGACCCAGGAGACGCGCACCCTCACCGCCGTGCTGGATGGCATGATCGAAGGCATCTGGATCACCGATGCCGAGGGCACCGTCATCCGGCACAACGACGCCCTGCGGGAGATGCTCCAACCGGGCAACGGGCCCATCGTGGGCCAGCGCCCCCTGGCCCTCATCCGCGACGAGGCCCTCAATGACGCCGTGGCCCGGGCCTGCCGGGAGGGTGCCTCGTCCCGCCTGGAGCTGACGCTGGAGGGGCTCTTCCCCCTCACGCTCGCCATCCGGGTGACGCCCCTGGGCCGGGACTTGCCCGGCAGCGCCGCCGTCTTCAACGACGTCACCGAGCTGCGCCGGCTGGAAAATGTGCGCAAGGACTTCGTGGCCAACGTCTCCCACGAGCTGCGCACCCCCATCACCGCCATCCGGGGCTACGCGGAGACGCTTCAGACCGGGGCCCTGCAGGACCCCGCGGTGGCACCCAAGATGGTGGAGATCATCCACCGCCAGTCCGAGCGCCTCTCCGAGCTCGTCGAGGATCTGCTGGAGCTGTCCCGGCTCGAGTCGCGCGAGATGAAGCTCAAGTTCGCCGACGTGTCCCTCGCCGTCGCCGCCTCCCGCGCCGCGGAGACCGTCAAGCCCAAGGCCGAGGGCAAGAACATCCACCTGGAGCTGCACCTGTCCCCGGCGCTGAAGGCCCGGGCCGACGAGCGGGCCGTCGAGCAGGTGCTCCTCAACCTGCTCGACAATGCCGTGAAGTACACCCCGGCGGGCGGGCGGGTGGACGTGTCGGGAGGCCAGGAGAACGGGCGCTGCATCGTCCGTGTGAAGGACACGGGGGTGGGCATCGAGCCCAAGCACCTGTCGCGCATCTTCGAGCGCTTCTACCGGGTGGACAAAGGTCGCAGCCGGGACATGGGCGGCACGGGCCTGGGCCTGTCCATCGTCAAGCACCTGCTGGGGGCCATGGACGGCGAGGTGAAGGTGGAAAGCCGCCCTAATGTAGGCAGTGTTTTCGTAATTTTTCTTCCCGCCACCCCCTCGGAGGCCACATCTGGGTAGGATGGGGTAACCATGCGGGTCGCGATCCTCGCGGACATTCACGGCAATCTCCCTGCCTGCGAGGCCGTCCTCGAGGACATCGAGCGGATGGCGCCCGACTACATCGTGGCCGCGGGCGATCTCGCGCTGCGCGGGGCCCACCCGCGCGAGACGGTGGAGCTCTTGCTGGACCGCTGTGACTCCGTGCTGATGGGCAACACGGACTGCTACCTCGCGGGCAACTACCTGGGCGGCGCCTACCGCGAGCGCGACCACTGGAAGACCGAGCTGCTGCGCTGGACGCGGGACCAGCTGGGCGAGGCCCACCTCAAGACGCTGGGCGCCCTGCCCTTCTCCATGCGCTACACGCCGCGCAAGGGGCAGGACCTCTTCGTCTGCCACGCGAACCCGAAGAACCTCGAGGAGTCGCTGGACCCGACCCTCGATGAAATCTCCATCCGCCGCTTCTTCATGCACCTGGACGCGGCGGCCTGCGCCTTTGGCCACCTGCACTTCCCCTACCGCCGCCGGGTCGGCCGAATGCTCATCGCGGACGTGGCCAGCGCGGGCATTCCCCGGGATGGCGACCTGCGGCCCGCCTACGGCATCTTCACCTACACGCCCAAGGGCTGGCGCGTGCAGATCCGCCGGGTGCGCTACCCCGTCCGCAAGGCCACCCAGGCGCTCACCGCGCGCCGGGTTCCCGGCGGCCCCATCCTCATCCACAAGCTGGTGGAGGCCCGCTACCGCCACCACCACTCCCTGCTCGAGGCGGCGCGCCGCCACTCGGGCCTGCCCCCCCCGGGGCCCGTGCTGCGGCCTCCCCCGGGGGCCCCGCCCCGGCGCCCGCCACCTCCGGGCGTGCCTCCCGCGGGGGACCTGGAGACAGAGCCGCCCGTGCCCCGCCAGGACGAGACGGAGGCCGCCGTGCTGCGCATGGAGGCGCTGGACTCCGTGGAGCTGCCCCCCGTGCAGGACATCGAGGCGGCGGAGGAGGCCTCGCTGTCCACTGGCACGACAGATCTGGACGGCTGACGGAACGGGACGCCGTTCGTCACGCACTTGTTTCCAGTGAGTCACGCAAGCGCCCGCGGGGACGTGGAGATTGCGCGGTGCCATGTCCCACGTCCTCATCGTCGATGACGAGCGAGATCTCGCCGAGCTCATCGACTTCAATCTCCAGGCAGCCGGATTTTCCACCCGCGTCGCGGACACGGGCGAGGCCGCCCTGGCCGCCGCCAGCGAACAGCCCCCCCAGCTCGTCCTGCTGGACCTGATGCTGCCCGACATCTCCGGCACGGAGGTGTGCCGGCAGCTGCGCACGAACGTGCTCACCCGCGACGTGCTCATCGTCATGCTCACCGCCAAGGGCGAGGAGGCCGACCGGGTGCGCGGCTTCGAGGTGGGGGCGGATGACTACGTCACCAAGCCCTTCAGCGTCCGGGAGCTGGTCTTGCGCATCAAGGCCGTCCTGCGCCGGGCCCTGCCCTCCAAGGAAGGCACGGCCCCCCTGGCGCTGGGGCCGCTCAAGCTCGATGTGGGCACCCACCGCTTCTACGTGGAGGGCAAGGAGGTGCTCCTCACGGCGCTCGAGTTCCGGCTCCTGGAGTACATGATGACGCGGCTGGGCCGCGTGCAGACCCGCGAGCAGCTCCTGGAGGAGGTCTGGGGCCTGTCCAGCAGCCTCGAGACGCGCACCATCGACACGCACGTGATGCGGCTGCGCGACAAGCTCGGCCCGGCGCGCCCGTACCTGGAGACTGTCCGGGGGGTCGGCTACCGCATCGTGGACCCCCAGCTCGCCTGAGCCGTCACCCATTTGTCACCTTCACGTCGTGAAACGGCCACAGGGCTCCCATAAGCCGCCCTCTCAGTTGCACAGGCCTACCCAGGAGCGATTGTCCCCATGAAGAAGTTCCTCGCGTCGCTGCTCGTCCTCCTCCCGTTCGTTCTTCCCGCCGCGGCCCAGGCAGGCACCCTCTCCGTCAAGGGCTCGGACACCATGGTCATCCTGGGCCAGCGCTGGGCCGAGGAGTTCATGAAGAAGAACGCCGCCACCAAGGTCCAGGTCACCGGCGGAGGCTCGGGCACGGGCCTGGCCGCCCTCATCAACGGCACCACGGACATCGCCATGTCCAGCCGCCCCATCAAGGACGCGGAGAACGAGAAGGTGCGTGCCCAGGCCAAGGCCCCCGCCGAGCAGGTCTCCGTCGCCAAGGACGGCGTCACCTTCTACGTACACGAGAAGAACCCGCTGAACGCCCTGACGGTCGAGCAGCTCAAGGGCATCTACCTGGGCGACATCACCCACTGGAAGGCCGTGGGCGGTGCCGATGCCCCCATCGTCCTCTACTCGCGCGAGAACTCCTCCGGCACGTACGTGTTCGTGAAGGACAACCTGCTCAACGGCGAGGACTACGCCCCCGAGGCGCAGACGCTGCCCGGCACCGCCGCGGTGGTGAACGCCATCACCCAGGAGAAGAACGGCATCGGCTACGGCGGCGCGGCCTATGCCAAGGGCATCAAAGAGCTGAAGATCAAGGTGGGCAACGACGAGATCGCCCCTTCCGCCGAGAACATCAAGAGCGGCAAGTACCCCCTCTCGCGCGACCTGTACTTCTACCTGCGCACCAAGCCTACCGGTGAGGTGAAGTCCTTCATCGACTTCGCCCTGTCCTCCGAGGGCCAGCAGATCGTCAACAAAGTCGGCTACTTCCCTGTGAAGTAGGCACCGTCACACGATTGTCACGCGAGGCTCCGGCACAGATGGATAGAGAGGCCCTCATGCAGCAGAGTCTCGCGGAAACCGTCGTGGTCCCGCAGTTGTCGCCGACGGCCCGGCGGCGGCAACTCCGGGAAAAAGCCATCGCGGGCATCATCACGTTCATGGCCTTCACCGGCATCGCCGCGCTGGTGTTGATCATCGTCTTCGTCGCCAAGGAGGCCCTGGCGCTCTTCACGGACGCCCACGCCCAGCAGGAGGCGAGCCCCGCCAAGATGTTCCTGCCCCAGGTGGCCCGTGCAGGGCGGCCCGCGACCTTCACCTGGCAGCCCGTGTCCTCCATCCCGAAGGTGAGCATGATTCCGCTCTTCATCGGGACGCTGAAGACGACGCTCGTCTCCATGCTGGTGGCGGTGCCGCTGGGCGTGGCCGGCGCACTGTTCGCCGCGGAGTTCGCCCCCCGCAGGCTGCGGGAGTTCCTCAAGCCCATCATCGAGCTGCTGGCGGGCATCCCCTCGGTGGTGCTCGGCTTCTTCGCGCTGATGGTGCTGGCCACCTTCCTCCAGGACACCTTCGGCTTCACCTACCGGCTCAACGCGGTGGTGGCGGGCCTGGGGCTGGCGCTGGCCATCGTGCCCGTCATCTTCACCGTGGCCGAGGATGCGCTCACGGCGGTGCCTCGCAGCTACCGGGAAGCCTCCCTGGCCCTGGGCGCCACCCCCTGGGAGACCGCCTGGAAGGTGGTGCTGCCCGCGGCGGCCCCCGGCATCCTCGCCGCGTGCGTGCTGGGCTTCGGCCGCGCCATCGGCGAGACGATGATCATCCTGATGGCCTCGGGCAACGCGGCCATCGTCTCGGCGAACCTGGGAGACTCGGTCCGCTCGCTGTCGGCGACCATCGCGGCGGAGATGGGTGAGGTGGTGGTCGGCAGCCCCCACTACTCGCTGCTGTTCTTCATCGGCGTGGAGCTGTTCGTCTTCACCTTCATCCTGAACATGGTGGCCTCCGCCTGGACGAAGCGCGTCCTCAAGCGGCTCACCGGGGGCGCCTCGTGAAGCACGCCACTCGCCGCACGGTGGGGGCCGCCCTCACCTCCCTCACGGGCCTGGCCGCGCTGCTCATCGTGGCCATGCTCGCCCTCATCCTGCTGGACGTCGTCCGCGGGGGCGCGGGCCACGTCACCTGGGAGTTCCTCTCCCAGCCGCCCTCCGACGGCATGATGCGCGGAGGCATCTTCCCGGCCCTCTACGGCACGGCCGCCCTGACGCTGCTGATGACCCTGGCGGTGATGCCCGTGGGCGTGCTCACCGCGGTCTACCTGCACGAGTACGCCCCGGCGGACTCACGGCTGGCGCGCTGGGTGCGGGTGGCCATCGTCAACCTGGCGGGCGTGCCCTCCATCGTCTTCGGCCTGTTCGGCCTGGGCTTCTTCATCCACTTCATCGGCGGCGGCATGGACCGCGCGCTGGGCCACCAGACCATGCACTGGGCCCAGCCGAGCATCCTCTGGGCCTCGCTCACCCTGGCGGTGCTGACGCTGCCCGTGGTCATCGTCGCCACGGAGGAGGCCCTGCGCGCGGTGCCCCTGGACCACCGCACCGCGAGCCTCGCCCTGGGCGCCACCCAGTCCCAGACGCTCATGCGGGTGGTGCTGCCGGGCGCGCTGCCAGGCATCCTGACGGGGGCGGTGCTGGCGGTGTCCCGCGGCGCCGGCGAGGTGGCCCCCATCCTCTTCACGGGCGCGGCCTACTTCCTGCCGGATCTGCCCACGTCGCTGAACTCCCAGTTCATGCACCTGGGCTACCACACGTACGTGCTCGCCACGCAGTCCCCCGACATCGAGGCCACCCGCCCGCTGCTCTACGCCACGGTGCTGGTGCTGCTGATGCTCACCTTTGCCCTCAACCTCGTCGCGGTCGTCATCCGGACCCGGACCCGCCGGCGCGCCGCGAACGCCCACTGAGACGCCGTTCATGACCTTCCAGCCGAACAGCCCGCGCATCAAGATGGAGGCGCGGGCCCTGACCCTCCGCTATGGCTCCAAGGTGGCCATCCACGAGGTGAGCCTCACCATCCCCGAGCACCAGGTGACGGCGATGATCGGCCCCTCGGGGTGTGGCAAGTCCACCTTCCTGCGGTCGCTCAACCGGATGAATGATCTCATCCCCCACACGCACCACACCGGCACCATCCTGCTGGATGGCACGAGCATCCACGACCGGAACGTGGACGTGGTGGACCTGCGCCGCCGCGTGGGCATGGTGTTCCAGAAGTCGAACCCCTTCCCCAAGTCCATCTTCGAGAACGTGGCCTACGGCCTGCGGGTGGGCGGGCTGAAGAACAAGGCGGAGCTGGCCGCGCGGGTGGAGAAGTCCCTGCGGAGCGCGGCGCTCTGGGACGAGGTGAAGGACCGGCTCGAGGACAGCGCCCTGGGGCTGTCGGGCGGCCAGCAGCAGCGCCTGTGCATCGCGCGCGCCATGGCGGTGGAGCCCGAGGTGCTCCTCATGGACGAGCCGGCCAGCGCCCTGGACCCCATCGCCACCGCGAAGATCGAAGAGCTCATCTACCTCCTGAAGGCCACCTACACCATCGCCATCGTCACCCACAACATGCAGCAGGCGGCCCGGGTCAGCGACCGGACCGCTTTCTTCTACATGGGTGAGTTGGTGGAGTGCGGCCCGACGGAACAGATTTTCACGAACCCGCGCGAGAAGCGTACCGAGGACTACGTCACCGGGAAGTTCGGGTAGGAACGAGGAACACGAATGCCGGCGACCCATACCGACAAAGCATTTGAGCAGGACCTGCGGGATTTGCGCGAGCGGCTGCTGGCCATGGGGGCCAAGGTCGAGGCGCTCATCGCGGGCAGCGTGCGGGCCCTCACCGAGCGGGACTCCGTGCTGGCCGAGAAGGTCATCCAGTCCGACAAGGACGTGAACCGCCTGGAGGTGGAGATCGACGATCTCTGCCGCCGCATCCTGGCCCTGCGCCAGCCCGCGGCCAGCGACCTGCGGCTCATCACCACGGCGCTGAAGATCGTCACCGACCTGGAGCGCATCGGGGACCTGGCGGTGAACATCGCCGAGCGGGCCAACGACCTGAACCAGGTGCCGCCCCTGGCGCCCTACGTGGACACGCCGAAGCTGGCGGAGCTGGCCCAGCAGCAGGTGAAGAAGGCGCTGGATGCCTTCGTCTCCAATGACGTGGCGAAGGCGGAGGAAGTGCTGCGGGGCGATGACCTGCTGGATGCGCTCTTCCTGAAGATCTTCAACGAGCTGCTCGCCTACATGATGGAGGACTCGAGGAACATCCGGCGGGCCACGGCGCTGATGTTCATCGCCAAGCACCTGGAGCGCATCGGCGACCACGCGCTGAACGTGGCGGAGATGGTCGTCTACATGGTGCGCGGCAAGGACATCCGCCATCCGCTGAGCCGGAACCTGACCGTGGATTAGCAGCGGCGGCGGAGCGTCACTCCGCCGTCACCCCGTTTTTCCGTGGCCGCCGCGAGCAGGTCGCGGGGCTGTCGCCGGGCTCTTCTAGCGTTCGGGGCAGGTCGCGCGATGACCGCGTGCCGCTCCGGAAACCACGCATGCCCGTTGCCTCCCTGCTGCTGTTCTCCGCCGCCGCCCTGGGACTGCTTGCCTTGGCCGTGCAGTTCCTCTTCGTCCTGCGCCACCGTCCCCGCTCCCGCCAGGCCCTACCCCAGACGGAAGCCGCCTGCCCGGGCATCTCCATCCTCAAGCCGCTGTGCGGCGTGGACGATGACCTGGAGGCCAACCTGGAGCAGTTCGCCACGCTGGACTACCCCC
Above is a window of Stigmatella erecta DNA encoding:
- the fabD gene encoding ACP S-malonyltransferase; translation: MSKVAFVFPGQGSQKVGMGKDLYEKFPEARAVFEAVDEVLGDKLSARCFGGPDAELKLTANTQPAILTVSLAVHAVFAQRGPTPAFVAGHSLGEYSALVAAGALSLGDAARSVRARGTFMQEAVPVGTGAMAAVLGLEPDKVKAVCDAAAEGEVLAPANYNSPEQTVIAGHASAVARAEAKLKEAGAKRVLPLPVSAPFHCALMDPVKPLLAEVLGRVKVSAPRIPVVTNVEAQPNSDASRVVPLLLEQVSAPVRWIECVEALHAQGVTRVVELGPGKVLAGLVKRIHKDIETFNIEDSASLEKTLAALGAV
- the rpmF gene encoding 50S ribosomal protein L32, translating into MGVPKKRTSKMRRDRRRAANSNLRTAVQVIKCSKCKEPVLPHRACAACGNYGDREVIATQ
- a CDS encoding winged helix-turn-helix domain-containing protein is translated as MARILIIEDEQDLAGLIEYNLRAAGFDPETANTGAGGLAKSRARLPDLVLLDLMLPDISGHEVLRMLKNDPGLRAVPVVIVSAKGQEADRIQGLEMGADDYVVKPFSVRELMLRVKAVLRRADTEEGPATQLTAGDIQLDTSRHQVRVQGEEVVLTALEFRLLHTLLERGGRVQTREVLLSDVWGIQAEIHTRTVDTHIKRLREKLGPAGDIIETVRGVGYKLNPP
- the pstC gene encoding phosphate ABC transporter permease subunit PstC; translated protein: MDREALMQQSLAETVVVPQLSPTARRRQLREKAIAGIITFMAFTGIAALVLIIVFVAKEALALFTDAHAQQEASPAKMFLPQVARAGRPATFTWQPVSSIPKVSMIPLFIGTLKTTLVSMLVAVPLGVAGALFAAEFAPRRLREFLKPIIELLAGIPSVVLGFFALMVLATFLQDTFGFTYRLNAVVAGLGLALAIVPVIFTVAEDALTAVPRSYREASLALGATPWETAWKVVLPAAAPGILAACVLGFGRAIGETMIILMASGNAAIVSANLGDSVRSLSATIAAEMGEVVVGSPHYSLLFFIGVELFVFTFILNMVASAWTKRVLKRLTGGAS
- a CDS encoding metallophosphoesterase family protein, which produces MRVAILADIHGNLPACEAVLEDIERMAPDYIVAAGDLALRGAHPRETVELLLDRCDSVLMGNTDCYLAGNYLGGAYRERDHWKTELLRWTRDQLGEAHLKTLGALPFSMRYTPRKGQDLFVCHANPKNLEESLDPTLDEISIRRFFMHLDAAACAFGHLHFPYRRRVGRMLIADVASAGIPRDGDLRPAYGIFTYTPKGWRVQIRRVRYPVRKATQALTARRVPGGPILIHKLVEARYRHHHSLLEAARRHSGLPPPGPVLRPPPGAPPRRPPPPGVPPAGDLETEPPVPRQDETEAAVLRMEALDSVELPPVQDIEAAEEASLSTGTTDLDG
- a CDS encoding phosphate ABC transporter substrate-binding protein — encoded protein: MKKFLASLLVLLPFVLPAAAQAGTLSVKGSDTMVILGQRWAEEFMKKNAATKVQVTGGGSGTGLAALINGTTDIAMSSRPIKDAENEKVRAQAKAPAEQVSVAKDGVTFYVHEKNPLNALTVEQLKGIYLGDITHWKAVGGADAPIVLYSRENSSGTYVFVKDNLLNGEDYAPEAQTLPGTAAVVNAITQEKNGIGYGGAAYAKGIKELKIKVGNDEIAPSAENIKSGKYPLSRDLYFYLRTKPTGEVKSFIDFALSSEGQQIVNKVGYFPVK
- a CDS encoding beta-ketoacyl-ACP synthase III; amino-acid sequence: MALAQIIGTGSYAPTQVITNQELEKIVDTSDAWIVERTGIKQRRRAAPGEATSDMALAAARQALAMAGTRPEEIDLIVVGTVTADMPMPSCAALVQAKLGAVNAFAFDVGAACAGALYAMSVADQFLRNGKVRRALVIGADLFTRILNWEDRNTCILFGDGAGAMVLAPAEEEGRGILSTHLKTDGTLSEILAIPGGGSREPMTEEGVRAHRQTVTMNGREVFKCAVRTLTEVTLEGLRANGLVPAQVDHVIAHQANIRILEAVMHRLEIPLEKCWLNLDKYGNTSAASVPLALDEAHRAGRFKRGDVIAMMAIGAGMTWGCSVVRW
- a CDS encoding response regulator, with translation MSHVLIVDDERDLAELIDFNLQAAGFSTRVADTGEAALAAASEQPPQLVLLDLMLPDISGTEVCRQLRTNVLTRDVLIVMLTAKGEEADRVRGFEVGADDYVTKPFSVRELVLRIKAVLRRALPSKEGTAPLALGPLKLDVGTHRFYVEGKEVLLTALEFRLLEYMMTRLGRVQTREQLLEEVWGLSSSLETRTIDTHVMRLRDKLGPARPYLETVRGVGYRIVDPQLA
- a CDS encoding sensor histidine kinase: MTLRAVLLSLLLPAAVVMLLLVVLGQPGTAVGAALVTLAGSIAAHVANRDQVQRQIQALASKTLERAEGSPHGPLPDPERLDEMASLEGAIDSLHSRLTTQNVQRTQETRTLTAVLDGMIEGIWITDAEGTVIRHNDALREMLQPGNGPIVGQRPLALIRDEALNDAVARACREGASSRLELTLEGLFPLTLAIRVTPLGRDLPGSAAVFNDVTELRRLENVRKDFVANVSHELRTPITAIRGYAETLQTGALQDPAVAPKMVEIIHRQSERLSELVEDLLELSRLESREMKLKFADVSLAVAASRAAETVKPKAEGKNIHLELHLSPALKARADERAVEQVLLNLLDNAVKYTPAGGRVDVSGGQENGRCIVRVKDTGVGIEPKHLSRIFERFYRVDKGRSRDMGGTGLGLSIVKHLLGAMDGEVKVESRPNVGSVFVIFLPATPSEATSG
- the fabG gene encoding 3-oxoacyl-[acyl-carrier-protein] reductase; the encoded protein is MSGFKDKVVLVTGGSRGIGRACAVAFAQAGAATVVINYAGNEAAAQETLGLIHAAGAKGEALRFDVADTAACASAVEGILKAHGRLDVLVNNAGVAVDGLVMRVKDEDWDKQLDTNLKGAFALIRAVSRPMMKQRGGAIVNLTSIVGESGNGGQAAYAASKAGLIGLTKSIAKELASRNIRVNAVSPGFIGTDMTASLPEETRKRMVDAIPLARLGGAEEVAQSVLFLASDAASYITGEVLKVNGGMYM
- a CDS encoding YceD family protein, which encodes MVVKIEQILETGLKLDEPLGLQLLQEALGEAGQNTGFRAAQPSTLHASFRKVSGGVLLQANFTAHLAAPCKRCLADVALDVPVSFTLNLVPESLAKGEGVGKGETEDDRGQGERAGTFELEDTDEELFDGKTIDLDPIVREQVLLALPMSAVCREDCKGLCAQCGQNLNEKPCGCQPKVVDPRLAPLMNIKLN